Within Dermatophagoides farinae isolate YC_2012a chromosome 8, ASM2471394v1, whole genome shotgun sequence, the genomic segment ACAACACCCtgtactgttttttttttgtttttcttcaatcaaattaattgaatgaatcacgACGAAACGAATAAACGTtgtcgattgattttgaCTGCTGTTGAGAAGTCAGTATAGAGAGACGCCCGATACATCAATATAcgattggaaaaaatcatatcatcacTGATAATTCTGTGATGATGTGGTGGTGGACTGTAACGAATCGATTAtcttcaacttttttttgattattccaTTTTGTTGATCAGGACATTGTTTCTATCTCTGTGTttatagagagagagatacaGAGAGATTTCCAATTTtctcttgaattttttttgctaaaacTGAAAAAGtcagaattcattcatacaattggtccaaccaaccaaccaaccaaccaaccagccAGGCATAACCTAAACATGATTcgatttgttcaatttagTGTTTTgaatgaagttttttttcatatctttattatcatttctgCCATATAAAAATAGTGATCATTCTATTGTcgtttctgtgtgtgtttcagaATAACCaaattctctttttctctctgttgTGATGGTTCATTCAACCGAAccattttcataataatcgtccctgtgtgtatgtgtgtgtgtttgggtGCCATAACGCCATGACGccatatcattttttttttttgattgttattgTGGTAAGTTGGTATGGTGGTtggttcatattttttttggtatgaAATCTAATAATTTTGAGCCTTGAGAATCTTCCAATCCACCAGGGTacgacagagagagagagagagatcggggatatttcattttttacttttgttataataaaatgatattggattttccaaacaaaacaaaaaatctgtGACCTAAAACCTCGGCCTCTgcacaattttttattctttcctTCTCATCAACCACCACGATCAACGGAAATAAATTGAGTGCAAACAAacgattggttttttttattaataaaaattctgttaCAGTGTCATATCATAGCTTGGTCACTTGATTTTCATACACTGGACAATCAAAACTATATGTAGGCGAGGAACGAATTAATTGcattaatttcattcgaaactGTCGCTGAGAcgaattattcattttcaataaccAATGGATTTGGATTTCTTGATCACTTGGACACCATCGACGAAATATATTCCATTCATATGTTTCGTTAAGATATTGCCACAAACACCGTAAACCGTTTGGTATTTCGATGCCAtccatttgtttcaatatcaCACGTATCTGATGTAAACGTGGCATCATATGACAATCAATCATCGTCGGTTGTTCATCGGTCATGGCATATCTAGTGCCAAACAGTGTTAAAACGCGATTCAATTCACCTAAACCATTAATTAGTTGTTGACGAATCGCTGCTAAATCATTCAACATAAATCGTGATGGTGatcttgtttgttgttgtatgtaatgataaaatcTTCGATTAACCATATGTATTACGGTGATTAACTTCCAATTCagttgatgttgattatcattgcaatgattatcgaatgaaaaattaaattcaaatgttttggtCGGATATTTTCGTTCAATGTAATCAACAATATCCATACGATATTCTAAAATCTGATGACCATTGTTTGGATCAATCAGTACCGGTAATTGATGTATCATTCTATAGCATAATTCTTCTGGTAACATTTTATTTGCATTACAAAGTTTTACATCAAACGGTAATTGTTTCAACGATAAAAGCATTAATATTTCTATTGAAATTGGACAGgcacataataatgatggttttAAAGGTTGTTCatagttttgttgttgtaattcattattattcaaatcaataattgttgCTAATGACTCGCATGATACAAATGGTGTTGTTTGCTGTAGATTAAAGCCACCGCGTAATAATGAATAACTTTGTTTTACATAGATTATCAAtggtttcatcattatgtggTCATCACAATTgttttgtcattcattcattcatttcttttattGAAACACAAACCATTTTCACCAAAAGTTTTGAAATGATCGAATAAAACACCAACAACTTCCATACAATcgcactcacacacacaccaagc encodes:
- the LOC124496150 gene encoding chloride intracellular channel exl-1, producing the protein MMKPLIIYVKQSYSLLRGGFNLQQTTPFVSCESLATIIDLNNNELQQQNYEQPLKPSLLCACPISIEILMLLSLKQLPFDVKLCNANKMLPEELCYRMIHQLPVLIDPNNGHQILEYRMDIVDYIERKYPTKTFEFNFSFDNHCNDNQHQLNWKLITVIHMVNRRFYHYIQQQTRSPSRFMLNDLAAIRQQLINGLGELNRVLTLFGTRYAMTDEQPTMIDCHMMPRLHQIRVILKQMDGIEIPNGLRCLWQYLNETYEWNIFRRWCPSDQEIQIHWLLKMNNSSQRQFRMKLMQLIRSSPTYSFDCPVYENQVTKL